The following proteins are co-located in the Candidatus Nitrotoga sp. AM1P genome:
- the fliF gene encoding flagellar basal-body MS-ring/collar protein FliF — MAELNPTPTLIQTLSGFNSKQSIGLLVATAAMIALLFGMWTWGKTPDYRVLYGNLSDRDGGAIIESLQQMNVPYKFAEGGGALLVPADQVHEVRLRMASQGLPKGSLAGFELMENQKFGTSQFLEQMNYQRALEGELARSVQTLASVQSARVHLALPKPTVFVKEQQQPGASVVLTLHPGRTLDGSQISGIVHLISSSVPNMPAKNVTVVDQSGSLLSSAKEGSTGQMDATQISYVRQIEQAYINRIEAIIAPLIGANNVRAQVTADVDFAQTEQTAESYKPNQDPKESTLRSQQTMASTNGGNQNASGVPGALSNQPPVPATAPIVAPSSSVPAATSGGGVTSSLKESTVNYEVDRTIRHTKLPVGSIKRLSVAVVLNNRTVTDKNGKKSSKPLNDSEKEQITALVKDAMGFNVSRGDSLNVLNSAFNVEKETITPEEPFWKQPEMIALAKDLLKYLLITGIGLFLLFGVIRPAFRNFSAASAPTVASKTDNALETAAEEHSTAQNAAQQTTNSYENNLEAAKKIAGQDPKIVASVVQGWVNSNE; from the coding sequence ATGGCAGAGCTCAATCCAACCCCTACGCTGATACAAACGCTTTCAGGGTTCAATAGCAAGCAAAGCATAGGGCTATTGGTCGCTACTGCGGCCATGATCGCGCTACTTTTTGGCATGTGGACGTGGGGAAAAACGCCTGATTACCGCGTGTTGTATGGCAATCTTTCCGATCGCGATGGTGGAGCTATCATCGAATCGCTGCAACAAATGAACGTGCCTTATAAATTCGCTGAAGGCGGCGGTGCTCTGCTGGTCCCCGCCGATCAGGTACACGAAGTGCGTCTGCGCATGGCTTCACAAGGTCTGCCAAAGGGAAGTTTGGCCGGGTTCGAATTAATGGAAAATCAAAAGTTCGGCACCAGCCAATTTCTCGAACAGATGAATTACCAACGTGCTTTGGAAGGTGAGTTAGCACGCTCGGTGCAAACACTGGCTTCAGTGCAAAGTGCACGCGTCCACCTGGCCTTACCAAAACCAACGGTATTTGTAAAGGAACAACAGCAACCCGGTGCATCCGTGGTGTTGACACTGCATCCCGGCCGTACTTTGGATGGCAGCCAGATAAGCGGTATCGTGCATCTGATTTCCAGCAGTGTGCCGAATATGCCGGCCAAAAATGTTACCGTAGTTGACCAAAGCGGCTCTCTATTGAGCTCTGCCAAAGAAGGCAGTACCGGGCAGATGGACGCTACTCAAATCAGTTACGTACGGCAGATTGAACAGGCCTATATCAATCGTATTGAAGCCATCATCGCGCCATTAATCGGCGCTAACAATGTACGTGCGCAAGTAACGGCAGACGTCGATTTCGCACAAACCGAGCAGACCGCCGAAAGCTACAAACCCAACCAAGATCCAAAAGAATCCACTTTACGCAGCCAGCAAACCATGGCTTCGACGAATGGCGGGAACCAAAATGCATCTGGCGTACCGGGTGCCTTATCGAATCAGCCGCCAGTCCCTGCCACCGCCCCCATTGTCGCCCCGTCCAGCTCAGTGCCTGCCGCAACGAGTGGCGGCGGTGTGACCAGTTCTCTTAAGGAATCCACCGTCAATTATGAAGTGGATCGCACCATCCGCCACACCAAATTACCTGTAGGTAGCATTAAGCGCTTGTCAGTTGCAGTGGTGCTAAACAATCGTACTGTTACCGACAAAAATGGAAAGAAAAGCTCCAAACCGCTTAACGATAGCGAGAAGGAGCAAATCACCGCACTCGTGAAGGATGCTATGGGCTTCAATGTCAGCCGCGGTGACAGTCTGAACGTTCTGAACAGCGCCTTCAATGTTGAAAAAGAAACTATAACGCCAGAAGAACCCTTCTGGAAACAGCCAGAAATGATCGCGTTAGCAAAAGATTTACTAAAATATCTATTGATCACAGGCATCGGGTTATTCCTGCTATTCGGTGTCATTCGCCCAGCTTTCAGAAATTTTTCTGCCGCGTCCGCACCAACAGTGGCGAGCAAAACTGATAATGCTCTGGAAACTGCGGCTGAGGAACACAGCACAGCGCAAAATGCAGCACAGCAAACAACTAACTCCTATGAAAATAATTTAGAGGCCGCAAAAAAAATAGCAGGACAAGATCCAAAGATTGTGGCATCAGTTGTTCAGGGATGGGTGAATAGCAATGAGTGA
- the fliE gene encoding flagellar hook-basal body complex protein FliE: MNVSGVGGLLAEMRAAMVLAQGGSAPKVDAIATTDFASVLKSSLDGVAQAQNHAETMQKGFVLGNDKVSLSDVMIDMQKANISFQATVQVRNKVIAAYNDIMNMQV, translated from the coding sequence ATGAATGTCTCTGGAGTGGGTGGTTTGTTGGCTGAAATGCGTGCGGCAATGGTTCTCGCGCAAGGCGGGTCTGCACCGAAAGTCGACGCAATTGCAACGACAGATTTCGCCAGTGTGCTGAAATCTTCACTGGATGGAGTAGCTCAGGCGCAGAATCACGCCGAAACCATGCAAAAGGGATTTGTACTGGGTAATGATAAAGTTAGCTTGAGTGATGTGATGATAGATATGCAAAAAGCGAATATTTCATTTCAGGCTACTGTACAGGTTCGCAATAAGGTAATCGCTGCCTATAACGATATTATGAATATGCAAGTGTAA
- the fliG gene encoding flagellar motor switch protein FliG: protein MSDAGITKSAILLMTLGEREAAEVLKYLEPREVQKISSAMISLKNLTREQVSNVFEEFHEIAAQKTTIGMDASDYIRSMLTQALGDDKAAGLLDRILHNSDTSGIESLKWMDPASVAELVCNEHPQIIAAILVHLEPDMAASILGLLTERTRSDVLLRIATLDGVQPTALRELNDVLTKLLTGNAVNKKRIKGGVRTAAQILNFMGSVQEGVVIEIVRSHDADLAQKILDEMFVFENLLEVDDRGIQLILREVQSESLIVALKGASEELREKIFKNMSQRAGDMLREDLSGKGPVKVSEVEAEQKEILRIVNRLSEEGQVALGGKGGEESYV, encoded by the coding sequence ATGAGTGATGCAGGCATCACTAAAAGCGCAATCCTGCTCATGACACTGGGTGAGCGCGAAGCAGCAGAGGTACTCAAATATCTCGAACCAAGAGAGGTGCAGAAGATCAGTTCCGCGATGATATCGCTCAAAAACCTCACCCGCGAACAGGTTAGCAATGTTTTCGAAGAATTTCACGAAATTGCCGCACAAAAAACAACCATCGGTATGGATGCAAGCGATTATATCCGCAGCATGCTGACCCAGGCACTGGGAGACGACAAAGCGGCGGGCTTGCTCGATCGCATCTTGCACAATAGTGATACTAGCGGTATTGAAAGTCTGAAGTGGATGGATCCGGCCTCGGTCGCTGAACTGGTCTGCAACGAACACCCACAGATCATAGCCGCTATCCTGGTGCATCTCGAACCCGATATGGCTGCCAGCATCCTGGGTTTGTTGACTGAACGGACGCGTAGCGACGTACTATTACGCATTGCCACGTTGGATGGGGTGCAGCCCACCGCACTACGTGAACTTAACGATGTACTAACCAAGCTGTTAACTGGTAACGCGGTCAATAAGAAGCGCATCAAGGGCGGCGTTCGCACCGCAGCGCAAATCCTCAACTTCATGGGTAGCGTACAAGAAGGTGTCGTTATTGAAATAGTCCGCAGTCATGATGCCGACTTGGCGCAAAAAATTCTTGATGAAATGTTCGTCTTTGAAAATCTTCTGGAAGTGGATGATCGCGGTATCCAGCTCATTCTGCGTGAGGTTCAGTCCGAATCTCTAATTGTTGCACTTAAAGGCGCGAGCGAAGAACTACGTGAAAAAATCTTCAAAAATATGTCACAACGTGCTGGCGACATGCTGCGCGAAGATCTGAGTGGAAAAGGTCCAGTCAAAGTCAGCGAAGTAGAAGCAGAACAAAAAGAAATCCTCAGAATAGTAAACCGCCTTTCAGAAGAAGGTCAGGTCGCGCTAGGTGGAAAAGGGGGAGAAGAATCTTATGTCTGA
- a CDS encoding flagellar assembly protein FliH has translation MSDAVTPKEQLTAYQRWELPAFDMVKEADTPPPTIDLPTASQLEDIHIQAHEEGYQAGYAEGMKQAGTEAQRITNMLESLNKELQQVDQRIAQELLNLALEIAKQMLQQALKIKPELLLNVVHAAINELPYFNQHAHLVLHTDDAELLRTSMGEQLLHNGWKIFEDNQIERGGCRVETAHSQIDATLPKRWQRVVASIGQDNAWLES, from the coding sequence ATGTCTGACGCTGTTACCCCCAAGGAACAGCTTACCGCCTATCAACGTTGGGAGCTGCCCGCCTTCGATATGGTGAAGGAAGCGGATACACCACCGCCCACGATCGATTTGCCCACTGCATCCCAGCTGGAAGATATACATATACAGGCGCATGAAGAAGGTTATCAAGCTGGTTATGCCGAGGGTATGAAACAAGCCGGCACTGAAGCACAGCGCATAACAAACATGCTGGAATCACTGAACAAAGAATTGCAGCAAGTGGATCAGCGGATCGCCCAGGAATTGCTGAATCTGGCATTAGAAATTGCTAAACAGATGTTACAACAAGCACTCAAAATAAAACCCGAACTGCTGCTAAATGTGGTGCATGCGGCTATTAATGAGTTACCGTATTTCAATCAACATGCCCATCTTGTATTGCATACTGATGATGCAGAACTACTGCGCACAAGTATGGGTGAGCAGCTGCTCCATAACGGTTGGAAAATTTTCGAGGATAACCAAATTGAACGCGGAGGTTGCCGTGTGGAAACAGCCCATAGCCAGATTGACGCTACGTTGCCCAAACGCTGGCAACGAGTAGTCGCCTCTATCGGGCAAGACAACGCATGGCTGGAATCATGA